The sequence TGGTGCTCAAAGGTGGCAAAATGGTCGAGTTTGGGGAGACCGAAACCCTCATTAAGCACCCTAAGCAGACCTATACGAAAGAGCTATTCGAGGCAGCTGAAATTACCTAGGCACTCTAGTTTAATGGGCTAAATTGGTGCATTTTCTTCATAAATTTCAAAAAAACTGTTTGTAAACATAGAGTTATTGATAAGTCCTGGTCTTGGTATCGCCAAGCTTCTTTGTTACACTCGGCGGATGTCCCTAAAAAAAGTAGCCCCTCAACTCCACCAAGGCATTTTGATGTCTTTGGGGATTGCTGTGCTTTTTGCCTGCACTGGACTTGCGCATGCTGAGGAAGCTGGTGAGGCTCCAAAAGAAAGCATGTTTCAGGCTGGTAAATCCTACTTCTCTCGGGCATCGGATCGTTTGGTCGATTCCGTCTCGGAAAAATCTGAGTCCTTAATTAATCAAGCAATGGTAGTGATTGGCGTGCGTTATCGCTGGAACACAGAGTTGCCTCAGTCCGGTTTGGACGGCAGTAGTTTTGTGGCCTACGTCTTTAAAGATAAGTTGGGATTTTTGCTTCCGAACAAGTCGACCCAAATGAGTCGGGTTGGTAAGCCAATTAATCGCGATGATCTTCAGCCTGGCGATTTAGTATTCTTTAACACGATGCGTCTGACTTTCTCGCACGTCGGTATTTATGTTGGCGACAATAAATTTATTCATTCACCTTCTAAAGGTGCGAGTGTTCGTGTCGATGATTTAAGTAGTGTGTATTGGGATCGTCGCTTTGATGGCGCTCGTCGTCTGGATGGTTCTGATTCTTTAGATGACTCTGAGCGTCGTGAACTGCTCAATCAAGTGAACAATATCAAACGCAAACCTCAAAGTCTATAGTTAAAACCCAAGCAATTACAGCTTAAGTTTTTCTTTGATGAGCGCCATTTGCTCTTGCGTGGCGATCTCACCAGCCAAGATAGCTGCATTTCTGGACTTGAAATCACTCCCGCTCATTTGCTTGAGTTGGGGCTGTATCGCAATGTCAGCACTTTTTAATTCGTATTGATTGATGCTGTTCTGCATGATCGAAATCGTTTGTTGTAAGACTCCGAAGGTACCGCTAGCATCCTGATGCAATGGCTCGGAAGAGATATTGACTGCGATCACAACAGTGGCGCCCATCTGTCTGGCATAACTCACCGGTACGGGGGCTACTAAACCACCATCCACATATTCTTTGCCATTAATTGTTGCTGGTTGGAAAACTCCGGGCACACTGCATGATGCACGGACTGCTAAGCCGGTATTACCCGAACGAAAGAGCACACCTTTGCCAGTTTGTAATTCAGTGGCAACAATGCCGAGCGGCAGATTCATCTGCTCAATCATTTTGTTACGCACTTCACGATTGACCATTGCTTGCAAAGCTTCACCTTTAATCAAGCCTCCAAAACGCCCAGCAAAGGGTAACCCCCAATCTGCGATAGTGGCCTCATCTAAATTCAGAGCTAAGCGATTGAGATCATTGCCTGTTGCGCCCGAAGCGAGTAGGGCAGCAATCACGCTTCCAGCACTACTACCCACTACCAAATTGGGGCGGATGCCTTGGGCTTCTAGAGCCTTAATAACGCCGATATGGGCAAATCCCCTTGCTGCACCCGCACCTAGGACTAGGCCCAATACAGGCTTACGAGGCGTGAAAAGGCTGCAGGCTTCAAGGCTCAAACCGCCAGCCAGCGCCAGCCCCCAGCCTAAAAGCTGGCGGCGGGGAGTTGATGGGGGTAATTTGGGGGAAGCTTCTTGCATATGGCTATTGTATTGAGCCTACCTTATAATGGCCTGACTGCTAAAAAAGATACCTAAAATACTCTTTAGCAGCCCCGGCGTCTCTTCTAACGAGAAATCCAGAGATTGATTGCCTGTTATACCGAGAGAACATCTCAAGCCCATTACTGAATTACTTTTTTAAGCCTACTCAGGTTTTGCCTGGTAGCCCGACTTTATGGATGATCACAATAAACGCGTAATTGAAACTGCTCTCTTGTGCGCGCAAGAGCCACTCAGTGTTGCTGATCTCACGCGCCTATTTGTAGAGGATGTTTCCACTACTGAAATTAAAGAAGTCTTGGAAATCATTCAAGCCGAATGGCAAGACAAGGGTATGGAATTAGTGCATATTGCAACCGGCTGGCGTTTTCAGAGTCGCTTGTCAATGCGCGAGTATTTAGATCGCCTGACTCCAGAGAAGCCTCCTAAGTATTCTCGGGCTGTTATGGAAACTTTAGCCATCATCGCCTATCGTCAACCGGTGACACGTGGCGAGATTGAAGAGATTCGTGGCGTTGCTGTGAGCAGTAACGTCATGAAGCAATTAGAAGACCGTGGTTGGGTTGAAGTGATTGGCCATAAAGAAACTATTGGCCGTCCTGGCTTGTATGCCACAACCAAACAGTTCTTAGATGATCTGAGCTTAAGCAATTTACAAAGTCTGCCGATGTTGGAAGATGTAGCGCCAGCAGCCGAGGCAGTAGGTCAAGCGGTGATTGACTTCAATGTCGATAGTGCCACTGAAACTATTACTGAAATTGTTACAGAAGAAACCACGATTGAAATGGTGGAAGAGATCACCATCGAAATAACCGAAGAAAGCGATCCGTCAGACAATCCTGGCGAGCAAAAATAATTATTAATGACTAGCTCCAACGAAAACGATTCACCACCAGTAGTGCACCCACCTCAGACTGATGCAGCCCCATCCCCAGCGGAAGGTGCATCTGCCGAAGTACATGAGGGTGGCGAGCGTCGTCCTCGTAGACCTGGTAAACATCCCTTTAATAAGAAGCGTCCCTTCAATAAAGACAAGCCACGTCGAGAAGGTGGTGACTCAAGAGGTCCTCGTGAAGGCGGCGGTCAGCTTGCTAAATTAGCCCCTAATCCCGCTGAGAGCGAAGCCTTGTTTGCTTCTGTAGTTTCAGGTGAGTTTGATGCTGCTCTAGATGCTCCAGAAGTAGTCGAAGCAAAAAATCCTGATGGCTTTAATGAGAGCGAGATTTCGCATCAGACCGGTGCTGAGCGTCGTGCACAACGTGTTCGCCATGATGAAGATGCTGATGCTCCCACCGATGAAGAAATGAGTAGTTTGCAGTTTGCAAACGTCGATGAATTACCTTTAAGTTTGCGTGACGAGGTCTGGTCTGATTTAGATGGTCTAGATGACGAAGCTGACGATGAAGATACTGTTAAGCTACACAAAGTTTTGGCTGACGTGGGTATGGGTTCACGCCGCGACATGGAGGACTTGATTATTCAGGGTCGTGTTTCGGTAAATGGCTTGCCTGCACATATCGGTCAACGCATTGGACCTACTGATCAAGTTCGCATTAATGGTAAACAAGTCCATCGCAAGATTCAGACCAAACCACCGCGCGTGATTTTGTATCACAAGCCTTCTGGCGAAATCGTAAGTCAATCCGATCCCGAAGGACGTCCAACTGTATTTGATCGTTTACCAAAGCCACGCCAAGGCCGCTGGATTGCAGTTGGTCGCCTAGACTTTAATACTGAAGGCTTACTTCTCTTCACGACTTCCGGTGAGCTAGCCAATCGTTTAATGCATCCACGCTACGGTATCGAGCGTGAGTACGCTGTGCGCATTTTGGGTGAGCTCGGTCAAGAGTCGATGACGCAACTAAAAACTGGTATTCAACTAGATGATGGTCAAGCCCGCTTCTTGCGCTTAACTATGGGTGGTGGTGACGGCGCCAATCGTTGGTATCACGTTGCTTTAACCGAAGGCCGTAATCGTGAAGTGCGTCGCATGTTTGAAGCGGTTGGTCACACTGTGTCTCGTTTGCTGCGAACCCGTTATGGCATGTTCTTGTTGCCCCCACGATTAAGACGCGGCAAATGGGAAGAGGTTCCTGCTGAAGGTGTTGCTTCACTCATGCGTTCCGCTGGGTTGAAAGTTCCTCAAGCTCAAGATAAAAGTCGCAACCCCAACGGTAATGGCAATGGCCATCACCGGAATACTCAAGCGGGTGGTGATCACCAGCCAGATCCGATGCAAACTTCAGTCTCATATTGGGGTTCGCGCGATGCACTGACATTAGCCAGTGGCCATCATGGCCTAACACATCAAGGTAAAAATGGACAACCCAGCGGCGGTGGCGAAGGTCGCGGCCCGTTCCGTGGCAGAACGCAGGGCGGTAGGCCAGGCCAAGGCGGTCAGGGCCAAAATCGCAATAAGGCTAAAAAAGTCCATCACGGGCAGTCTGCATTTGTGACTGGTACTCCTCAAAGTCCTGGAAATGGACCGAAACGTAGTGCCCCTAAGGGTCGTAAGCCCTTTAATAAAGGCCCCAGAAAGCCCCGTAATCCAAGCGAAAGCTTCTGATTTCTATCGATTTTCTGTTAATTCGGCTATAATCTTAGTCTGACAGCGGATTACCGCTGTTTTTAGTTGGATCTAAGCAGTGTGTATTTCCCGGCTGATGTTGCGATCAACGTAGGCCGGCCTGTTCTGAATTCGAGAATATGGGCTTTGAAGCCCATTTT comes from Polynucleobacter paneuropaeus and encodes:
- the rluB gene encoding 23S rRNA pseudouridine(2605) synthase RluB; amino-acid sequence: MTSSNENDSPPVVHPPQTDAAPSPAEGASAEVHEGGERRPRRPGKHPFNKKRPFNKDKPRREGGDSRGPREGGGQLAKLAPNPAESEALFASVVSGEFDAALDAPEVVEAKNPDGFNESEISHQTGAERRAQRVRHDEDADAPTDEEMSSLQFANVDELPLSLRDEVWSDLDGLDDEADDEDTVKLHKVLADVGMGSRRDMEDLIIQGRVSVNGLPAHIGQRIGPTDQVRINGKQVHRKIQTKPPRVILYHKPSGEIVSQSDPEGRPTVFDRLPKPRQGRWIAVGRLDFNTEGLLLFTTSGELANRLMHPRYGIEREYAVRILGELGQESMTQLKTGIQLDDGQARFLRLTMGGGDGANRWYHVALTEGRNREVRRMFEAVGHTVSRLLRTRYGMFLLPPRLRRGKWEEVPAEGVASLMRSAGLKVPQAQDKSRNPNGNGNGHHRNTQAGGDHQPDPMQTSVSYWGSRDALTLASGHHGLTHQGKNGQPSGGGEGRGPFRGRTQGGRPGQGGQGQNRNKAKKVHHGQSAFVTGTPQSPGNGPKRSAPKGRKPFNKGPRKPRNPSESF
- the scpB gene encoding SMC-Scp complex subunit ScpB — protein: MDDHNKRVIETALLCAQEPLSVADLTRLFVEDVSTTEIKEVLEIIQAEWQDKGMELVHIATGWRFQSRLSMREYLDRLTPEKPPKYSRAVMETLAIIAYRQPVTRGEIEEIRGVAVSSNVMKQLEDRGWVEVIGHKETIGRPGLYATTKQFLDDLSLSNLQSLPMLEDVAPAAEAVGQAVIDFNVDSATETITEIVTEETTIEMVEEITIEITEESDPSDNPGEQK
- a CDS encoding C40 family peptidase; the protein is MSLKKVAPQLHQGILMSLGIAVLFACTGLAHAEEAGEAPKESMFQAGKSYFSRASDRLVDSVSEKSESLINQAMVVIGVRYRWNTELPQSGLDGSSFVAYVFKDKLGFLLPNKSTQMSRVGKPINRDDLQPGDLVFFNTMRLTFSHVGIYVGDNKFIHSPSKGASVRVDDLSSVYWDRRFDGARRLDGSDSLDDSERRELLNQVNNIKRKPQSL
- a CDS encoding patatin-like phospholipase family protein, which codes for MQEASPKLPPSTPRRQLLGWGLALAGGLSLEACSLFTPRKPVLGLVLGAGAARGFAHIGVIKALEAQGIRPNLVVGSSAGSVIAALLASGATGNDLNRLALNLDEATIADWGLPFAGRFGGLIKGEALQAMVNREVRNKMIEQMNLPLGIVATELQTGKGVLFRSGNTGLAVRASCSVPGVFQPATINGKEYVDGGLVAPVPVSYARQMGATVVIAVNISSEPLHQDASGTFGVLQQTISIMQNSINQYELKSADIAIQPQLKQMSGSDFKSRNAAILAGEIATQEQMALIKEKLKL